A part of Leifsonia xyli subsp. xyli str. CTCB07 genomic DNA contains:
- the ctaD gene encoding aa3-type cytochrome oxidase subunit I, producing MTTTSPAPGATTAPAPKPALFSANGVERKGNILVNYITSTDHKTIGYMYLISSFVYFLIGGVMALIIRAQLFEPGLQVVATKEQYNQLFTMHGTIMLLMFATPLFAGFANVLMPLQIGAPDVAFPRLNALAYWFYSFGSLIAVAGFLTPQGAASFGWFAYAPLSSTTFSPGVGGNLWVLGLGLSGFGTILGAVNFIITIITMRAPGMTMFRMPIFTWNTLVTSILVLMAFPVLAAAMFALAADRVFDAHIYDAANGGALLWQHLFWFFGHPEVYIIALPFFGIVSEIFPVFSRKPIFGYKTLIYATIAIAALSITVWAHHMYVTGSVLLPWFSLMTMLIAVPTGVKIFNWIGTMWRGSLTFESPMLWSIGFLITFTFGGLTGVILASPPLDFHVSDTYFVVAHFHYVVFGTVVFAMFAGFYFWWPKWTGRMLNDRLGKWHFWLLFIGFHMTFLVQHWLGVVGMPRRYATYLPSDGFTWMNQLSSVGALLLAVSMIPFLVNVYLTARHAPKVTVNDPWGYSRSLEWATSCPPPRHNFTSIPRIRSESPAFDLNHPEAGIPIGIGGGKDAPDTPVLDLADNKVK from the coding sequence ATGACGACGACTTCACCGGCGCCAGGAGCGACCACAGCGCCCGCTCCGAAGCCCGCCCTCTTCTCCGCCAATGGAGTGGAGCGCAAGGGCAACATCCTCGTGAACTACATCACGTCGACGGACCACAAGACGATCGGGTACATGTACCTGATCTCCTCCTTCGTCTATTTCCTCATCGGCGGTGTGATGGCCCTCATCATCCGCGCCCAGCTCTTCGAGCCGGGTTTGCAAGTCGTGGCGACCAAAGAGCAGTACAACCAGCTGTTCACGATGCATGGAACGATCATGCTGCTCATGTTCGCGACACCGCTCTTCGCCGGCTTCGCGAACGTGCTCATGCCACTGCAGATCGGCGCTCCGGACGTGGCGTTCCCGCGGCTGAACGCGCTGGCCTACTGGTTCTACTCCTTCGGCTCCCTGATTGCGGTCGCCGGCTTCCTCACCCCGCAGGGCGCCGCCTCGTTCGGCTGGTTCGCCTACGCGCCGCTCTCCAGCACGACGTTCTCTCCGGGCGTGGGGGGAAACCTGTGGGTGCTCGGCCTTGGGCTGTCCGGCTTCGGGACCATTCTCGGCGCGGTGAATTTCATCATCACGATCATCACCATGCGCGCCCCGGGCATGACGATGTTCCGGATGCCGATCTTCACCTGGAACACGCTGGTGACGTCCATCCTCGTGCTGATGGCCTTCCCCGTGCTCGCCGCTGCGATGTTCGCCCTCGCCGCCGACCGTGTGTTCGATGCGCACATCTACGACGCCGCCAACGGCGGGGCGCTGCTCTGGCAGCACCTGTTCTGGTTCTTCGGCCATCCCGAGGTGTACATCATCGCGCTGCCGTTCTTTGGCATCGTGTCCGAGATATTCCCCGTGTTCAGCCGCAAGCCGATCTTCGGGTACAAGACCCTCATCTACGCGACGATCGCCATCGCAGCCCTCTCCATCACCGTGTGGGCGCACCACATGTACGTGACCGGTTCGGTGCTCCTGCCCTGGTTCTCGCTCATGACCATGCTCATCGCCGTCCCGACCGGCGTGAAGATCTTCAACTGGATCGGCACCATGTGGCGCGGTTCCCTCACGTTCGAGTCGCCCATGCTGTGGTCGATCGGCTTCCTCATCACGTTCACCTTCGGCGGTCTGACCGGTGTCATCCTGGCGTCGCCGCCCCTGGACTTCCACGTCTCCGACACCTACTTCGTCGTGGCGCACTTCCATTACGTCGTGTTCGGAACGGTCGTGTTCGCTATGTTCGCCGGCTTCTATTTCTGGTGGCCGAAGTGGACGGGCAGGATGCTCAACGACCGTCTCGGCAAGTGGCACTTCTGGCTGCTGTTCATCGGCTTCCATATGACCTTCCTTGTGCAGCACTGGCTGGGTGTCGTCGGGATGCCGCGCCGCTACGCGACTTACCTGCCCTCGGACGGCTTCACCTGGATGAACCAGCTCTCGTCCGTCGGCGCCCTCCTCCTCGCGGTCTCGATGATCCCGTTCTTGGTCAACGTCTACCTGACCGCCCGTCATGCGCCCAAGGTGACCGTGAACGACCCCTGGGGGTATAGCCGCTCCCTGGAGTGGGCGACCTCCTGCCCGCCGCCGCGGCACAACTTCACGTCGATTCCGCGCATCCGGTCAGAGTCCCCGGCGTTCGATCTGAACCACCCCGAGGCCGGTATCCCCATCGGCATCGGCGGCGGCAAAGACGCCCCGGACACCCCCGTGCTCGACCTCGCAGACAACAAGGTGAAGTGA
- the nrdR gene encoding transcriptional regulator NrdR, which translates to MFCPFCRHPDSRVIDSRTSDDGLSIRRRRQCPECGRRFSTTETASLSVIKRSGVVEPFSREKIVLGVRKACQGRPVTDSDLAVLAQKVEETIRSTGASQIEANDIGLAILPELRELDEVAYLRFASVYQAFDSLEDFESAIQQLRVEHRGEPADVQV; encoded by the coding sequence ATGTTCTGCCCTTTCTGCCGCCATCCGGATTCCCGTGTCATCGACTCCCGCACGAGCGACGACGGTCTCTCCATCCGGCGGCGGCGGCAGTGCCCCGAGTGCGGCCGCCGGTTCTCAACGACGGAGACCGCCAGCCTCAGCGTCATCAAGCGCAGCGGTGTCGTCGAGCCGTTCAGCCGGGAGAAGATCGTGCTCGGCGTCCGGAAGGCGTGCCAGGGCCGGCCGGTGACCGATTCCGATCTCGCCGTCCTCGCCCAGAAGGTCGAAGAGACCATCCGCTCCACCGGGGCCTCCCAGATCGAGGCCAATGACATCGGCCTGGCCATCCTGCCCGAGTTGCGCGAACTGGACGAGGTCGCCTACCTCCGCTTCGCGAGCGTCTATCAGGCGTTCGACTCGCTGGAGGACTTCGAATCGGCCATCCAGCAGCTCCGGGTCGAGCATCGCGGCGAGCCGGCGGACGTCCAGGTCTGA
- a CDS encoding aa3-type cytochrome oxidase subunit IV has protein sequence MRANAILFWILAVFFLLSAIAYTLWSLIDPMHLKVEWVGTVALALSAILAAFLAFYIGRSHASQGGELPEDRLDANIDDGDPELGHFSPWSWWPVALASAAALVLLGLAVGFWLCFIGVAFAFVCIVGWVFEYYRGHFAR, from the coding sequence ATGAGAGCCAACGCGATTCTCTTCTGGATCCTCGCGGTCTTCTTTCTCCTCTCGGCGATCGCCTACACGCTCTGGAGCCTGATCGACCCCATGCACCTCAAGGTGGAGTGGGTCGGCACGGTCGCGCTCGCGCTGAGCGCCATCCTGGCCGCCTTCCTCGCCTTCTACATCGGCCGTTCGCACGCCTCCCAGGGCGGCGAATTGCCGGAGGACCGTCTCGACGCGAACATTGACGACGGCGACCCCGAGCTCGGCCACTTCTCTCCGTGGAGCTGGTGGCCCGTGGCCCTCGCCAGCGCAGCCGCCCTCGTCCTCCTGGGCCTTGCCGTCGGATTCTGGCTCTGCTTCATCGGAGTGGCTTTCGCCTTCGTCTGCATCGTGGGCTGGGTGTTCGAGTACTACCGCGGCCACTTCGCTCGCTGA
- a CDS encoding helix-turn-helix domain-containing protein, whose protein sequence is MTPLRMGVLRYLLIHRDGGSSVEIATELGVTSPGVLSHLTHLEELGAIETPARRLASGRRQRGGVYRITPRWFSKAEENALRTIVGLGESEENPTSTSLGDFTMSELAEELHKRATQQEWAESAEGRAARRTEFLG, encoded by the coding sequence ATGACCCCATTGCGCATGGGCGTGCTGCGCTATCTCCTTATCCATCGTGATGGTGGTTCTAGCGTGGAAATTGCTACCGAGTTGGGTGTCACAAGCCCTGGTGTGCTTTCGCACCTCACGCACCTCGAGGAACTCGGGGCGATAGAGACCCCTGCACGCCGGCTCGCGAGTGGCCGACGTCAACGTGGCGGCGTGTACCGCATCACCCCTCGCTGGTTTTCCAAGGCCGAGGAAAACGCTCTTCGAACAATCGTCGGCCTAGGGGAATCCGAGGAGAACCCAACGTCAACCTCATTGGGAGATTTCACGATGAGTGAACTCGCCGAGGAGCTACATAAGAGAGCTACCCAGCAGGAGTGGGCAGAATCGGCCGAGGGCCGCGCCGCACGGCGAACCGAGTTCCTCGGCTAA
- the coxB gene encoding aa3-type cytochrome oxidase subunit II translates to MRHNRRLRWAAIPVAATLVAALAGCTQAQLNGFLPGFVEGESPVTNHTERISGLWVTSWIVLLLVGLVVWGLILWAAIVYRRRKGQTGLPVQMRYNMPIEIFYTIVPLILVLGFFAFTARDQNAIEKPYANPDVTIQVYAKQWSWDFNYLDDNVYDPGIQVQPDDANATPGSVVEGSIPTLYLPEHKKITLQLDSRDVIHSFWVPAMLYKKDVIPGKTNYMYFETDRTGTFVGKCAELCGEYHSAMLFNVKIVSQAEYDAHLQSLRDRGYTGKLGSEYDRNNLPGTDAPKAPEGNE, encoded by the coding sequence GTGCGTCACAATCGCCGTCTCCGATGGGCTGCAATCCCTGTCGCAGCGACACTCGTCGCTGCGCTGGCGGGATGTACGCAAGCACAGCTGAACGGATTCCTCCCGGGATTCGTCGAGGGCGAGTCGCCCGTCACCAACCACACCGAGCGCATCAGCGGGCTCTGGGTGACGAGCTGGATAGTCCTCCTGCTCGTCGGCCTCGTAGTCTGGGGCCTCATCCTCTGGGCCGCCATCGTCTACCGCCGCCGGAAAGGCCAGACCGGCCTGCCCGTGCAGATGCGCTACAACATGCCGATCGAGATCTTCTACACGATCGTTCCGCTCATCCTGGTGCTCGGCTTCTTCGCCTTCACCGCGCGCGACCAGAACGCCATCGAGAAGCCGTACGCCAACCCGGATGTGACCATCCAGGTTTACGCCAAGCAGTGGTCCTGGGACTTCAACTACCTCGACGACAACGTCTACGACCCGGGCATCCAGGTCCAGCCGGACGACGCGAACGCCACGCCGGGCTCGGTCGTGGAGGGTTCGATCCCGACTCTTTACCTCCCGGAGCACAAGAAGATCACCCTTCAGCTCGACTCGCGCGATGTGATCCACTCGTTCTGGGTGCCGGCGATGCTGTATAAAAAAGACGTCATCCCGGGCAAGACCAACTACATGTATTTCGAGACGGACCGTACCGGCACCTTTGTCGGCAAGTGCGCCGAGCTCTGCGGCGAGTACCACTCCGCGATGCTCTTCAACGTGAAGATCGTCTCCCAAGCCGAGTACGACGCCCACCTCCAATCGCTGCGCGACAGGGGATACACGGGCAAGCTCGGCTCCGAGTACGACCGCAACAACCTCCCCGGAACCGACGCACCGAAGGCCCCCGAGGGTAACGAGTAG
- a CDS encoding ribonuclease HI family protein, which yields MTIVAAADGSALGNPGPSGWAWYVDDERWSAGGWPHGTNNMGELMAVIDLLESTAHQDDDLRILCDSQYVINSVTKWMPGWKRKGWRKSNGSPVLNRELLERLDRGLQGRSYTFEWVKGHAGHDLNEAADARARAAATAYQKGDTIPIGPGWPGRSSGAGEPAADAVLEFDLFDGLPAEETDEQTVERLERELLDPAVRADSSQVAALLHSGFEEIGRSGRLWGRDALLESPADEDTPATELTVLGAQKLGDDAILLTLRTVDARGSTLRSSLWLRSAGRWRLRFHQGTPEA from the coding sequence GTGACGATCGTGGCAGCGGCGGACGGCTCCGCCCTCGGCAACCCCGGCCCCTCAGGCTGGGCCTGGTATGTGGACGACGAGCGCTGGTCGGCAGGCGGCTGGCCGCACGGCACCAACAACATGGGTGAGCTCATGGCCGTCATCGACCTCCTGGAATCGACCGCGCACCAGGACGACGACCTCCGCATCCTGTGCGACAGCCAATACGTCATCAACTCGGTGACCAAATGGATGCCGGGCTGGAAGCGCAAGGGGTGGCGCAAGTCCAACGGCTCCCCCGTGCTCAACCGCGAGCTCCTGGAACGGCTCGACCGCGGCTTGCAGGGTCGGAGCTACACGTTCGAGTGGGTGAAGGGCCACGCAGGCCACGACCTCAACGAGGCCGCCGATGCGCGGGCGCGGGCAGCCGCCACGGCCTACCAGAAGGGCGACACCATCCCGATCGGTCCGGGCTGGCCGGGGCGATCGTCGGGCGCGGGCGAACCCGCCGCCGACGCCGTGCTGGAGTTCGATCTCTTCGACGGCCTGCCGGCTGAGGAGACCGACGAGCAGACGGTGGAGCGGCTGGAGCGTGAGCTGCTGGATCCGGCCGTGCGCGCCGACTCCTCGCAAGTCGCCGCGCTGCTGCATTCCGGATTCGAGGAGATCGGGCGATCAGGACGGCTCTGGGGCCGCGACGCGCTGCTCGAGTCCCCGGCCGACGAGGACACCCCCGCGACCGAGCTCACCGTTCTGGGCGCCCAGAAGCTCGGCGACGACGCCATCCTGCTCACGCTGCGGACGGTGGACGCGCGCGGTAGCACCCTGCGCAGCTCGCTGTGGCTGCGCTCCGCGGGACGCTGGCGGCTTCGCTTCCACCAGGGCACCCCCGAGGCCTAG
- a CDS encoding ABC transporter ATP-binding protein, translating into MTGERALIPDAETVLGANEEELKATGVHLAVAEAVAPDREIGGGAGESIVEVLGLTVKFGGLLALDDVSFDIRRGEILGLIGPNGAGKTTCFNAMTGVYKLTRGDVRLEGQSIKGQKQHRITRMGLARTFQNIRLFGGMTALENVVVGLDARHRTSVPGALLRLPRHTREEKSSIERGMALLEFVGIADQAAALSRALPYGSQRRLDIARALATDPKVLCLDEPAAGFNPAEKEDLMDLIKAIRADGYTVLLIEHDVKLVMGVTDRIVVLEFGRKLADGIPEAIRNDPRVIAAYLGEPDSTA; encoded by the coding sequence ATGACCGGTGAGCGAGCGCTCATCCCCGACGCCGAGACGGTCCTCGGCGCGAACGAGGAGGAGCTGAAGGCCACCGGCGTCCACCTCGCGGTCGCCGAAGCGGTCGCCCCCGACCGCGAGATCGGGGGCGGGGCTGGCGAGAGCATCGTGGAGGTCCTGGGCCTCACCGTAAAATTCGGCGGCCTGCTCGCTCTCGATGATGTGTCGTTCGACATCCGTCGCGGTGAGATCCTCGGCCTGATCGGCCCCAACGGCGCGGGCAAGACGACCTGCTTCAACGCCATGACCGGCGTTTACAAACTCACCCGAGGCGACGTGCGGCTGGAAGGCCAGTCGATCAAGGGGCAGAAGCAGCACCGGATCACCCGCATGGGACTTGCCCGGACGTTCCAGAACATCCGCCTCTTCGGGGGGATGACCGCGCTGGAGAACGTGGTCGTCGGGCTCGACGCCCGGCACCGCACCTCCGTTCCCGGCGCTCTGCTGCGCCTCCCGCGGCACACGCGCGAGGAGAAGTCCTCGATCGAACGCGGGATGGCGTTGCTCGAGTTCGTCGGCATCGCCGACCAAGCGGCGGCGCTCTCCCGAGCGCTCCCGTACGGGTCCCAGCGCCGGCTGGATATCGCGCGGGCCCTCGCGACCGATCCGAAGGTGCTCTGCCTGGACGAGCCGGCCGCCGGCTTCAACCCGGCCGAGAAGGAGGACCTCATGGACCTCATCAAGGCCATCCGGGCAGACGGGTACACCGTGCTGCTGATCGAACACGATGTGAAGCTGGTCATGGGAGTGACCGACCGGATCGTCGTCCTGGAGTTCGGGCGCAAGCTCGCGGACGGCATCCCGGAAGCCATCCGGAACGATCCGCGTGTGATCGCCGCGTACCTCGGGGAGCCCGATTCCACTGCTTGA
- a CDS encoding dipeptidase — translation MTDSQPTSPAEHSATEWRVYDAVAAGLPSTIAELSRLVRIPSVSWAAYDPENVRASADAVAALLTGTGAFDTVEVKRAPIQGGTLGQPAVLATRAARNGRPTVLLYAHHDVQPQGDAAGWDTPPFEPTVRGDRLYGRGAADDKAGVMVHVASVRALAEALGPDFDLGLAVFIEGEEEFGSRSFANFLAENKTALSADVIIVADSYNVDADTPALTVSLRGNVTFTLTVSTLEHASHSGMYGGAAPDAMLALVKLLATLHDENGEVAVEGFLAHTPAPEPPHLPEEQFRKDAALLPGVTPIGSGPLLSRLWSKPTVTVTGVDAPSVADASNTLLASVAVRLSARVAPGQPAADVFSALERHLRAHAPFGAHIAIEDVDTGEAFLVDTGGWAAAEAKRAMADGWGKGAVETGVGGSIPFIADLVREFPAAQILVTGVEDPDTRAHSPNESLHLGVFKRAVLSEALLLARLSVYSE, via the coding sequence ATGACCGACTCGCAGCCGACTTCCCCCGCAGAGCACTCAGCGACCGAGTGGCGCGTGTACGACGCCGTGGCGGCGGGGCTCCCTTCCACCATCGCCGAGCTCTCTCGTCTCGTGCGCATCCCCTCGGTGTCGTGGGCCGCCTACGACCCGGAGAACGTGCGGGCGAGCGCCGACGCCGTCGCGGCGCTGCTGACCGGCACCGGGGCGTTCGACACGGTGGAGGTGAAGCGCGCCCCGATCCAGGGCGGGACCCTCGGCCAGCCCGCCGTGCTCGCCACCCGCGCCGCCAGGAACGGGCGCCCGACTGTGCTCCTCTACGCGCACCACGATGTGCAGCCCCAGGGCGACGCCGCCGGCTGGGACACGCCGCCGTTCGAGCCGACCGTCCGCGGCGACCGCCTCTATGGTCGCGGCGCCGCCGACGACAAGGCCGGTGTGATGGTTCACGTCGCGAGCGTCCGCGCCCTGGCCGAGGCGCTCGGCCCCGACTTCGACCTCGGCCTCGCGGTCTTCATCGAGGGGGAGGAGGAGTTCGGTTCGCGCTCGTTCGCGAACTTCCTCGCAGAGAACAAGACCGCGCTGAGCGCCGATGTGATCATCGTGGCCGACTCCTACAACGTGGATGCCGACACGCCCGCGCTGACCGTCTCTCTGCGGGGCAACGTCACCTTCACGCTCACCGTCTCGACTCTCGAGCACGCCTCGCACTCCGGTATGTACGGCGGCGCCGCGCCCGACGCCATGCTCGCGCTCGTCAAACTCCTGGCGACCCTGCACGACGAGAACGGCGAGGTCGCCGTCGAGGGCTTCCTCGCGCACACTCCCGCCCCCGAGCCGCCGCACCTCCCCGAAGAGCAGTTCCGGAAGGACGCCGCGTTGCTGCCGGGCGTGACCCCCATCGGCTCGGGGCCGCTCCTGTCGCGCCTGTGGTCCAAGCCAACGGTGACCGTAACCGGTGTCGACGCGCCGAGCGTGGCCGACGCGTCCAACACGCTTCTGGCGAGCGTCGCGGTGCGTCTGAGCGCCCGCGTCGCCCCGGGCCAGCCCGCAGCGGATGTCTTTTCCGCCCTGGAGCGGCACCTCCGCGCACACGCGCCGTTCGGCGCGCACATCGCGATCGAGGACGTCGACACCGGCGAGGCTTTCCTGGTCGACACCGGCGGCTGGGCGGCGGCCGAGGCCAAACGGGCGATGGCCGACGGGTGGGGCAAGGGGGCGGTGGAGACCGGCGTGGGCGGGTCCATCCCGTTCATCGCCGATCTCGTGCGGGAGTTCCCGGCCGCGCAGATCCTGGTCACCGGTGTCGAGGACCCCGACACCCGGGCGCACAGCCCGAACGAGTCGCTGCACCTCGGCGTTTTCAAGCGGGCCGTTCTGTCCGAGGCGCTGCTCTTGGCCCGCCTGAGCGTGTACTCGGAGTAA
- a CDS encoding quinone-dependent dihydroorotate dehydrogenase: protein MYRTLFSLVLSRFDPERAHRLAFAAIRALPVIGLGSLLRRFTAPDPSLAVEALGLRFDSPFGIAAGFDKDGEGVIGLGALGFGHVEVGTITARPQPGNDKPRLFRLLPDRAVINRMGFNNHGAGAAANRLLRVRRARRRPVLGVNISKSRAVAVEDATADYLISARALAPVADYLVVNVSSPNTPGLRGLQEREALAPLLSAVKAASGKKPLLVKIAPDLTDEQIVAVARLAVELGLAGIIATNTTIARDGLSSDPAVVEAAGAGGLSGAPLAARSLEVLTLIRANVPPSLCVISVGGVETAQDVQRRLDAGATLVQGYTAFLYRGPLWARQITRGLSALRSR, encoded by the coding sequence ATGTATCGCACACTTTTCTCCCTCGTCCTGTCCCGGTTCGATCCCGAGCGGGCGCATCGCCTCGCGTTCGCGGCGATCCGAGCCTTGCCGGTGATCGGTCTCGGCTCCCTCCTGCGTCGCTTCACCGCGCCCGACCCCTCGCTGGCGGTGGAGGCGCTCGGCCTCCGGTTCGATTCGCCGTTCGGGATTGCCGCGGGCTTCGACAAGGATGGCGAGGGCGTCATCGGCCTCGGCGCTCTGGGGTTCGGCCATGTGGAGGTCGGCACGATCACGGCGCGCCCGCAACCGGGGAACGACAAGCCCCGGCTGTTCCGCCTCCTTCCGGATCGCGCGGTGATCAACCGGATGGGCTTCAACAACCACGGCGCGGGCGCGGCGGCGAACCGCCTTCTGCGGGTGCGCCGAGCCCGTCGTCGTCCGGTGCTCGGCGTCAACATCAGCAAGAGCCGCGCCGTCGCCGTCGAAGACGCCACAGCCGACTACCTCATCAGCGCCCGCGCCCTCGCTCCGGTCGCCGACTACCTCGTTGTGAACGTCAGCTCCCCGAACACGCCCGGCCTCCGCGGCCTCCAGGAGCGGGAAGCGCTCGCACCCCTGCTGAGCGCCGTGAAGGCGGCGTCGGGGAAGAAGCCGCTCCTGGTCAAGATCGCACCCGATCTCACCGACGAGCAGATCGTCGCGGTCGCGAGGCTCGCCGTCGAACTCGGTCTCGCGGGCATCATCGCCACCAACACGACCATCGCGCGGGACGGTCTCAGCTCCGATCCGGCCGTGGTTGAGGCCGCTGGCGCGGGCGGGCTCTCGGGTGCGCCGCTCGCGGCCCGCTCTCTGGAGGTGCTGACGCTCATCCGTGCGAACGTTCCCCCCAGCCTGTGCGTGATCTCCGTCGGCGGCGTCGAGACGGCCCAGGATGTGCAGCGGCGACTGGATGCCGGAGCGACCCTCGTGCAGGGATACACGGCCTTCCTCTACCGCGGACCGCTGTGGGCGCGGCAGATCACCCGCGGGCTGTCCGCGCTTCGCTCTCGCTGA
- the thrC gene encoding threonine synthase: MRYISTRGGLLGPYSDTLIEGLAPDGGLVVPEELPRLDAELLERWRPLDYAGLAKEVIGLFATNIPREELSRICRAAYRPEAFASSQIVPLREIDGGMTLVGLSEGPTLAFKDMAMRFLGETLDVVLRESDRVLNVLGATSGDTGSAAEHALRGRERLAVFMLSPLGRMSAFQRAQMYSLLDDNVHNVVVDGVFDDCQNLVKRIAEDLEFKRVHSLGAVNSINFGRISAQIAYYVWAWLRATDARGPAEVSFAVPSGNFGNILSGHYARRMGLPVRRLVLATNENNVLDDFFRTGRYRPRSAADTLPTSSPSMDVSRASNLERFVFDLIGRSAERTAAAWRELEATGEIDLSAEQHRFLPEFGIVSGTSTHADRLATIRAVAESSGVTIDPHTADGVKVARPLVEPGVPMLVLETAKPEKFPETIAEALGVAPTPDTATRALLNAAQRVTALPNDEGQLRALIAERALR; the protein is encoded by the coding sequence TTGCGGTACATCTCCACACGCGGTGGCCTGCTCGGGCCGTATTCCGACACCCTGATCGAAGGGCTGGCCCCGGACGGCGGTCTGGTCGTCCCCGAAGAGCTGCCCCGGCTCGACGCCGAACTGCTGGAACGATGGCGGCCCCTGGACTATGCGGGGCTCGCGAAAGAGGTCATCGGGCTGTTCGCCACGAACATCCCCCGCGAGGAGCTGTCCCGCATCTGCCGGGCGGCCTACCGTCCGGAGGCGTTCGCGTCGTCGCAGATCGTGCCGCTGCGGGAGATCGACGGCGGGATGACGCTGGTCGGCCTGTCCGAGGGGCCGACCCTGGCGTTCAAGGACATGGCGATGCGGTTCCTCGGCGAGACGCTGGACGTCGTGCTCCGCGAGTCGGACCGCGTCCTCAACGTGCTCGGCGCCACATCCGGAGACACCGGCTCGGCCGCAGAGCACGCACTGCGCGGGCGGGAGCGCTTGGCCGTGTTCATGCTCTCGCCGCTCGGGCGGATGAGCGCTTTCCAGCGGGCGCAGATGTACTCGCTGCTCGACGACAACGTCCACAATGTCGTGGTCGACGGTGTCTTCGACGACTGCCAGAACCTCGTGAAGCGGATAGCGGAAGATCTGGAGTTCAAACGGGTACACAGCCTCGGCGCGGTCAACTCGATCAACTTCGGGCGGATCTCGGCGCAGATCGCCTACTACGTCTGGGCATGGCTGCGGGCGACGGACGCGCGGGGCCCGGCGGAGGTATCCTTCGCCGTCCCGTCCGGGAACTTCGGCAACATCCTGTCCGGGCACTACGCCCGCCGGATGGGACTGCCCGTGCGCAGGCTGGTGCTCGCCACCAACGAGAACAATGTGCTGGACGACTTCTTTCGCACGGGCCGCTACCGGCCGCGCAGCGCCGCCGACACACTGCCGACCTCCAGCCCGTCGATGGATGTCTCGCGCGCCTCCAACCTCGAACGCTTCGTCTTCGATCTGATCGGCCGCTCAGCCGAGCGCACGGCGGCCGCCTGGCGCGAACTGGAGGCCACCGGCGAGATCGACCTCTCCGCCGAACAGCACCGTTTCCTCCCCGAGTTCGGGATCGTCAGCGGGACGAGCACCCACGCCGACCGCCTGGCGACCATCCGGGCGGTCGCCGAGAGCTCCGGAGTCACCATCGACCCGCACACGGCCGACGGTGTGAAGGTGGCCCGGCCGCTGGTGGAGCCGGGGGTTCCGATGCTCGTCCTCGAGACGGCGAAACCAGAAAAGTTCCCGGAGACGATTGCGGAGGCGCTGGGTGTGGCACCGACCCCAGACACCGCGACGCGTGCCCTGCTGAACGCAGCCCAGCGAGTGACCGCCCTCCCCAATGACGAGGGACAGCTGCGGGCGCTCATCGCGGAGCGCGCTTTGCGCTGA
- the erpA gene encoding iron-sulfur cluster insertion protein ErpA, with protein MTDTALTGTQAHGVGLTDTAAVKVKSLLEQEGRDDLRLRVAVQPGGCSGLIYQLYFDERMLDGDAAVDFDGVEVIVDKMSVPYLDGATIDFEDTIQKQGFTIDNPNAAGSCACGDSFH; from the coding sequence ATGACCGACACAGCGCTGACCGGCACTCAGGCCCACGGCGTCGGCCTCACCGACACGGCGGCCGTCAAGGTTAAGAGCCTGCTCGAGCAGGAAGGGCGCGATGACCTGCGGCTGCGCGTTGCCGTCCAGCCGGGCGGTTGTTCGGGCCTGATCTACCAGCTGTACTTCGACGAGCGGATGCTCGACGGCGACGCCGCCGTCGACTTCGACGGCGTCGAGGTCATCGTCGATAAGATGTCCGTCCCGTACCTCGACGGCGCCACGATCGATTTCGAAGACACGATCCAGAAGCAGGGCTTCACGATCGACAACCCGAACGCGGCGGGCTCCTGCGCCTGCGGAGACTCCTTCCACTGA
- a CDS encoding DUF3043 domain-containing protein, with protein MAKRQKPAAEAEKPVVETPEDTAARLKQGKGIPTPSRREQEAARKRPLVPNDRKEAAKLARANQAEAREKARIGMANGDERYLTVRDRGPQRRFVRDFVDARFSIGEFLIPVMLVVIVLSFLPWAFMQVWGLIALWTFFLIAVIDGFILGFQVRRRVGRKFGESKVERGLRWYAAMRAFQLRAMRLPKPQVKRGRYPG; from the coding sequence TTGGCTAAACGACAAAAACCGGCGGCCGAGGCGGAGAAACCCGTCGTCGAGACCCCGGAAGACACCGCTGCCCGGCTGAAGCAGGGCAAAGGCATTCCGACTCCCTCCCGCCGGGAGCAGGAGGCCGCGCGCAAGCGCCCGCTGGTGCCCAACGACCGCAAAGAGGCGGCGAAGCTGGCCCGTGCCAACCAGGCGGAGGCGCGCGAGAAGGCGCGCATCGGCATGGCGAACGGCGACGAGCGCTACCTGACGGTCCGTGACCGCGGCCCGCAGCGCCGCTTCGTGCGCGACTTCGTCGACGCGCGCTTCTCCATCGGCGAGTTCCTCATCCCAGTCATGCTCGTGGTCATCGTCCTGAGCTTCCTGCCCTGGGCCTTCATGCAGGTGTGGGGGCTGATCGCGCTGTGGACATTCTTCCTGATCGCGGTGATCGACGGCTTCATCCTGGGCTTCCAGGTCCGGCGCCGCGTCGGCCGTAAATTCGGCGAGTCGAAAGTCGAGCGGGGCCTGCGCTGGTACGCCGCCATGCGGGCATTCCAGCTGCGGGCCATGCGTCTGCCGAAACCGCAGGTCAAGCGCGGCCGGTACCCTGGCTGA